The Magnetospirillum sp. 15-1 DNA window GCACCAGATCGTGCCAGAGCTGACGGTGCGAACGGATCGGCAGGCGCGAGACGATGACCAGATTGTGCTTGTCCGAGGGATGCACGCCGCCGCGATTGAGGCTCGCCGCCCGGTGCCAGTGCTCGTACTCGGTGCCGGCCAGCAGGCGGTCGAGGGCGGAGAACAGGCGCGGCCCGCTCTTGGTGGCCGGATGGGTGTTGACCTCCTGCAGGCACAGCACGTCGGCGCGCAGCCGCAGGAATTGCGGCCGCATCACCGCGATCCGGTCCTCGAAATCGATTCCACCCGCCGGGTGGTCGTCCAGGTTTTCCAGATTGAAGGTGGCGAGTCTCAGTCGGGTCACATCATCCTCCGCTCCCGGAGTCTACATCAAGCCCGATCGCCCGGCGAGAGGCGCACTGGACATCGGGAATGCTTGTGCCGCCTCGGATGTACGGTATAGTAACTATAGGCGGGAACGCAGGGGCAGGGGGCCCGATGACATCGATCGCGTGGAGCGAAGCATTCAGCGTGGGCAATCCGTTGCTGGATTCCGACCACCGCATCCTGATCGACCTGCTGATCCAGCTATATGACGCCATCGATACCGGCCAGAGCCGGGACGTGGTCGGCAGCGTCCTGTCCGCCCTTTCCGAATATGCAGAGCATCATTTTCGCCGCGAGGAAGGTATGATGGCCGCCTGCGGCTATCCCGACCTCGAGGCCCATAAGGCGGAGCACCGCCAGATGGAAACCCGTGTCCGCGACGTCTGCGGCCGCTACCGGGCGGGAGAGCGCGGCGCTTTGGACGAGCAAGTTGTGGAATTGCTCAAGAAGTGGTTGACCCAGCATATCCAGGTTACGGATAAATCATACAGGCCGTGGGTGGAGCGGGTGGTTGATGGCGGAGCAAGACCGCCATCGGTGACAGTATAAGGGAACGGCAGGCAGTCATGACGACCGAGCGCAAGTTGTTTACGGCCGAGATCAAGCGGCTTCAGGCGCGCGGCGAGGCCACGCCCAACGCCTCCAATTCCGAGGTCCTCAAGGCCATCACCGAACTGCGTGCCGACCTCAAGGGTCTGGAGTTCCTGATCCGCGGCGACGCTCCGCCGGTGGCGGCGGTGGCGACCCCGGCCGACGACGTGCTGCCGCAAAAGGCCGCCGAGGTCTCCATGCTGAAGACCGAGCTGCGCGCCCTGGCGGTCTGCATTGAGCACACCAAGGCGGAAATCGCCGCGCTGCGCCCCAAGGACGCCGACGACGACCGCCTGATGGCCGTCACCTTCGAGCTGGACGCCATCGTGTCGTCCACCGAGCGGGCCACCGAGCAGATCCTGGAAGCCGCCGAGAAGATCGAGAGCATCGGTAAGGAAATCCACGCCCATGCCGCCGATTCCTATGTCGGCCGTCTGGTCGAGGACATCAACGACACCGTCAGCAGCATCTTCGAGGCCTGTAATTTCCAGGATATCACCGGCCAGCGCATCACCAAGGTGGTCAAGACCCTCAAATACGTCGAGGCCCGCATCAACGCCATGATCGAGATCTGGGGGCCGGAGAACATCTCCGACGTATCGCCCAAGATCTTCGAGGAGCACAAGGACGACGATTCCAAGCTGCTCAACGGCCCAGCCCTGGAAAACCAGGGAATCTCCCAGGACGAGATCGACAAGCTGTTCGGGTAAATACGGTTTCCACCCGACCAGACCTAAGTATAGAACCAATAAAGGCCTCCACCATCCGGAGGCCTTTTCTTTTGAACCACGTTCACACTTCGTGGCACTTGACCTGCACTCTCCAGGCCCTAAAGTGGGGCCGCGTCAGACGGCCGGACGGCCGCCCTTGGACCTTCGCGTCTGGGGGAGGAAAGTCCGGGCTCCACGGAAACACGGTGCCGGATAACGTCCGGCGGGGGCGACCCCAGGGAAAGTGCCACAGAAAGCAAACCGCCCGCCCCCAGGCTTCGGCCCGGCAGCGGGTAAGGGTGAAAGGGTGCGGTAAGAGCGCACCGCGCGACCGGCAACGGAAGCGGCACGGTAAACCCCACCGGGAGCAAGACCAAATAGGGACGGCACTGTTCCTGGCTTCGGCCGGGGACGAAACGCGTTTCCGCGTCGCCGTCCGGGTCGGTCGCGAGAGGCGTCCGGTAACGGGCGTCCCAGATGAATGGCCGTCACCCGCTTAACCGCGGGGACAGAACCCGGCTTACAGGCCGTCTGACGCTTTTCCCATGAATTCCCAAACCCGTCCCAAGGTCCCATCCGGGCCTTTGAGCCATCTGTTCACGATGCGATCCCGCCGGGGTTTTTCCACCCTTTCGGCGGCGAAATGTGAAAAATTGGTAAATATCAAGGCGCTGCAGGGCGTTCCTCGACTACTTTAGTAAAAACTTCCCAGCATTGTTCCTAATTGGGTTTCTCCCATGCGATTACTATCCGATTCCATTGACTCCCATGTTTTCCCATGTTATCCCATTAGACACCATCCCATCGGGACACACAGGCGTAGTGTGTCGCGGGGATGGGCAAGGGGTTTTCGGGCACAGCAAGCGGAAGGCGGACGAGGGTGGCACTCTTCCTCTCCACATTCGTCAATCGGGTCGACAAGAAGGGGCGGGCTTCGGTGCCGGCGACCTTCCGTGCGGCCCTGGCTGCCCAAAGCTTCGCCGGAATCGTCTGCTACCGCTCGTTCACCAATGCCTGTGTCGAGGGCTGCGGCATGGATTTCATGGAGCGCCTGTCCGACGGCGCCCAGAACTTCGATGCCTTTTCCGCCGAGCAGGAAGACCTGTCGGCCCTGATCTTCGCCGATGCCCGCCAATTGCCCTGGGATCCCGAGGGCCGCATCGTCCTGCCCGAGGACATCATGGCCCATGCCGGCATCACCGAGTCCGTCGCCTTCGTCGGCAAGGGCCAGACCTTCCAGATCTGGCAGCCCGAGGCCTACAAGGCGGTGGAGACCGAAATCCGCGCCCGCGCCCTGCAGTCCCGCCCCACCCTGCCGCTGCGCCCCTCCCCCAAGGTGTCCTCGTGAGTCCCGCCCCCCATATCCCGGTCCTGCTGGCCGAGGTGATCGAGGCGCTGGCGCCCCGCGACGGCGGCGTTTACGTGGACGGCACCTTCGGAGCCGGCGGCTACTCGCGCGCCATCCTGTCCACCTCCGCCTGCCGGGTGTGGGCCATCGACCGCGACCCCACCGCCGTGGCCCGCGGCCGCGCCCTGGAGCAAAGCCAGGACGGCCGTTTCGCCATGATCGAGGGTCGATTTGGCGATATGGATTCGTTGCTGCGTCAGCAAAATGTCAACCAGGTTGACGGCATCGCTCTCGACATCGGCGTGTCGTCCATGCAGATCGATCAGCCGGAGCGCGGCTTCTCGTTCGCCAAGGACGGGCCACTGGACATGCGCATGGAGGCCCAGGGCCCCAGCGCCGCCGACATGGTCAACGACACGCCCGAGGGCGAGCTGGCCAACATCATCTACCGCTACGGCGAGGAGCGGCTGTCGCGCCGCGTCGCCAAGGCCATCGTCGAGGCCCGCCGCGCCAAGCGCTTCGAGCGCACCGGCGAACTGGCCGAGGTGATCCGCCGGGTGGTGCCGCGCTCGGGCGACGGCATCGACCCCGCCACGCGGACCTTCCAGGCGCTGCGCATCGCGGTCAACGACGAGCTGGGCGAGCTGGAGCGCGGTCTGGAAGCCGCCGAGCGCCTGCTGGCTCCCGGCGGGCGTCTGGCCGTGGTGACCTTCCATTCCCTGGAGGACCGGGTGGTCAAGGGCTTCCTGAAGGCCCGCGCCGGCGAGGCGTCGCGCCCGTCGCGCCACGTGCCCCAGGCCCAGGGCACCGGTCCCGCCGCCAGCTTCACCCTGCTGTCGCGCAAGGCCATCGCTCCCGGCCAGGACGAGGCGCGCGCCAATCCCCGCGCCCGCTCGGCCAAGCTGCGCGCCGCCATCCGCACCGAGGCTCCCGCCTGGGAGACCGGCTCATGAGACGCGGACTGACCGGCACCATCCTGTGGACCCTGCTGGCGGTCAGCGTCGGCGTGGTGCTGTTCGTGGTCAAGTACGAGGTCAAGGATCTGGAGGCGCGGCTCGCCGGCCTGAACGCCGAGATTCACCGCAACCAGGAGACCATCCACGTCCTGCGCGCCGAGTGGAGCTATCTCAACGATCCGGTCCGCCTGCGCACCCTGGCCGAGAAGCATCTGGGCATGAAGCCGGTGACGCCCACCCAGGTGGCGACGCTCGACACCCTGCCCAAGGACGGAATTCCGGCCACCGGCGTGGTCTACGCCGCCGTATCGCCGTCCCGGATGTCCCTGCCGGTCCAGGCGCCGGCCACCCAGGCGCCCAAGTCCGCGCCGCACGCCACCCCGGTCAAGCTGGCCGAGGGCCCGGCCAAACCCCGGCCGGTGGACAGCGCCAAACCGCAGCAGCCCGGCAAGCCGCAACCCAACAAGCCCGGCACCGCGACCCTGGCCCAAGGTCCCACGGTCAAACCCCTGGAAGCCCCCTCGGCGAAGGCCGCCACCCCGGCTCCGGCCCCTGCGAAGGGCGGCCGGAGCATCGTGATTCCGTCCCCGGCCCTGGCTCAGACCGAGCCGGGAGGCGTCCAGTGAGCATCTTCGCGCCTCGCCGCCACACCCCCGGCTTCCATGCCGGCGACGACCTTCAGGCCGGCGCCGCGCTTCGTCTGGACGGCGTGCGCATGCAGGCCATCGAGACCGGCCGCTCGCGTCTGGTGGTCACCGCCCTGGTCTTTCTGCTGGCCTTCACCGCCATCGGGGCGCGGATGGTCGATGTCGCCGTCATCGAGCGCAACCCGCCCAAGCAGCATACCCAGCCCCAGGCCCGCACCGACGACCTGCAGATGGACCGGGCCGACATCTCGGACCGTACCGGGGTGCTGCTGGCCTCGTCG harbors:
- a CDS encoding bacteriohemerythrin — translated: MTSIAWSEAFSVGNPLLDSDHRILIDLLIQLYDAIDTGQSRDVVGSVLSALSEYAEHHFRREEGMMAACGYPDLEAHKAEHRQMETRVRDVCGRYRAGERGALDEQVVELLKKWLTQHIQVTDKSYRPWVERVVDGGARPPSVTV
- a CDS encoding protein phosphatase CheZ encodes the protein MTTERKLFTAEIKRLQARGEATPNASNSEVLKAITELRADLKGLEFLIRGDAPPVAAVATPADDVLPQKAAEVSMLKTELRALAVCIEHTKAEIAALRPKDADDDRLMAVTFELDAIVSSTERATEQILEAAEKIESIGKEIHAHAADSYVGRLVEDINDTVSSIFEACNFQDITGQRITKVVKTLKYVEARINAMIEIWGPENISDVSPKIFEEHKDDDSKLLNGPALENQGISQDEIDKLFG
- the mraZ gene encoding division/cell wall cluster transcriptional repressor MraZ, which gives rise to MALFLSTFVNRVDKKGRASVPATFRAALAAQSFAGIVCYRSFTNACVEGCGMDFMERLSDGAQNFDAFSAEQEDLSALIFADARQLPWDPEGRIVLPEDIMAHAGITESVAFVGKGQTFQIWQPEAYKAVETEIRARALQSRPTLPLRPSPKVSS
- the rsmH gene encoding 16S rRNA (cytosine(1402)-N(4))-methyltransferase RsmH, whose amino-acid sequence is MSPAPHIPVLLAEVIEALAPRDGGVYVDGTFGAGGYSRAILSTSACRVWAIDRDPTAVARGRALEQSQDGRFAMIEGRFGDMDSLLRQQNVNQVDGIALDIGVSSMQIDQPERGFSFAKDGPLDMRMEAQGPSAADMVNDTPEGELANIIYRYGEERLSRRVAKAIVEARRAKRFERTGELAEVIRRVVPRSGDGIDPATRTFQALRIAVNDELGELERGLEAAERLLAPGGRLAVVTFHSLEDRVVKGFLKARAGEASRPSRHVPQAQGTGPAASFTLLSRKAIAPGQDEARANPRARSAKLRAAIRTEAPAWETGS
- a CDS encoding energy transducer TonB, with amino-acid sequence MRRGLTGTILWTLLAVSVGVVLFVVKYEVKDLEARLAGLNAEIHRNQETIHVLRAEWSYLNDPVRLRTLAEKHLGMKPVTPTQVATLDTLPKDGIPATGVVYAAVSPSRMSLPVQAPATQAPKSAPHATPVKLAEGPAKPRPVDSAKPQQPGKPQPNKPGTATLAQGPTVKPLEAPSAKAATPAPAPAKGGRSIVIPSPALAQTEPGGVQ